Proteins co-encoded in one Marinobacter gudaonensis genomic window:
- the pqqE gene encoding pyrroloquinoline quinone biosynthesis protein PqqE, translating to MSCSHGHPAPANPHDAGPPLWLLAELTYRCPLQCPYCSNPLDFAQTERELTTDEWVSVLRQGRAMGAAQLGFSGGEPLVRPDLSELIAEARHLGYYTNLITSGLGLTEAKVDAFAEAGLDHIQVSFQASDPELNNAVAGSRKAFDQKLAMARAVKEAGYPMVLNFVIHRHNIHQMNDIMDLCERLGADYVELATCQYYGWAFENREGLMPSKAQLVKAEQEVNRYRERLQQSGSAMKLIFVTPDYYEERPKACMNGWGNLFLTVAPDGTALPCHSARLLPIEFPNVRDMDLQNIWYDSPGFNHYRGDSWMPEPCRSCDEKEKDFGGCRCQAYLLTGNADNTDPVCNKSAYHDRILAARRAADHATAGLTELVYRNADNSRLFFRG from the coding sequence ATGAGCTGCTCCCACGGACACCCGGCGCCCGCCAACCCCCATGATGCCGGGCCGCCCCTGTGGCTGCTGGCGGAACTCACTTACCGCTGCCCGCTGCAATGTCCCTACTGCTCCAATCCGCTGGATTTTGCCCAGACTGAACGGGAACTGACCACCGACGAGTGGGTGAGCGTGCTTCGGCAGGGTCGGGCAATGGGCGCGGCCCAGCTGGGCTTCTCCGGGGGCGAGCCGCTGGTGCGCCCTGACCTGTCGGAGCTGATTGCCGAGGCGCGGCACCTGGGGTACTACACCAATCTCATCACCTCGGGCCTGGGGCTGACCGAGGCCAAGGTGGATGCCTTTGCCGAGGCCGGGCTGGACCATATCCAGGTGAGCTTCCAGGCCTCGGACCCGGAACTGAACAACGCGGTGGCCGGCTCCCGCAAGGCCTTCGACCAGAAGCTGGCCATGGCCCGGGCGGTGAAGGAGGCGGGCTACCCGATGGTACTCAATTTTGTGATCCACCGACACAATATCCACCAGATGAACGACATCATGGATCTCTGCGAGCGCCTGGGCGCAGATTATGTGGAGCTGGCCACCTGCCAGTATTACGGCTGGGCCTTCGAGAACCGGGAAGGCCTGATGCCCTCGAAAGCGCAGCTGGTGAAAGCCGAGCAGGAAGTGAACCGTTATCGCGAACGGCTGCAGCAGTCCGGCTCGGCCATGAAGCTCATTTTCGTGACTCCGGATTACTACGAAGAGCGCCCGAAAGCCTGCATGAACGGCTGGGGCAACCTGTTCCTGACAGTGGCCCCCGACGGCACCGCCCTGCCGTGTCATAGCGCCAGGCTGCTGCCCATCGAATTTCCCAACGTTAGAGACATGGATCTTCAAAACATCTGGTATGACAGCCCCGGATTCAACCACTACCGGGGCGACAGCTGGATGCCGGAGCCCTGCCGCTCCTGCGATGAGAAGGAAAAGGACTTCGGTGGCTGCCGATGCCAGGCGTATTTATTGACCGGCAATGCCGATAATACAGATCCGGTTTGCAACAAATCCGCGTATCATGACCGTATACTGGCAGCGAGGAGAGCTGCCGACCACGCCACGGCCGGCCTGACGGAACTGGTGTACCGAAATGCGGACAATTCACGACTTTTCTTCCGGGGCTGA
- a CDS encoding PQQ-dependent methanol/ethanol family dehydrogenase codes for MRTNKFGIRIAASALALAVSYGAHAVTDEDIINDHKTPGDVVSYGMGTQGQRFSTLDNLNASNIQHLQPVWAFSFGSEKMRGQESQPLIKDGVMYVTASYSRVYAIDAKTGEELWQYDARLPDGIMPCCDVVNRGVALYEDKVIFGTLDAKLVALNKDTGNPMWIKKVADYQAGYAITAAPMVVKGKVITGVSGGEFGIVGKVEAYDANTGELVWTRPTVEGHMGYVYKDGKQIENGISGGKAGVTWPGDMWKNGGAATWLGGTYDPDTDSLFFGTGNPAPWNSHLRPGDNLFSSSRLAIDPDDGSIKWHFQTTPHDGWDYDGVNELISFDLNQNGKTIKAAATADRNGFFYVLNRENGDFIRGFPFVDKITWAKGLDPKTGRPIFTEGGRPGDPAATEGGKGEMVVAQPAFLGGKNWMPMAYSPETELFYVPSNEWSMDIWNEPVSYKKGAAFLGAGFTIKPANDEYIGVLRAMDPKTGKEVWRYENTAPLWGGVMTTAGNLVFTGTPEGYLKAFDAKTGKQLYQFNTGSGVVGTPVTWEMDGEQYVSVASGWGGAVPLWGGEVAKVVKDFNQGGMVWTFKLPKDRVASN; via the coding sequence ATGAGAACCAACAAGTTCGGGATTCGCATCGCAGCCAGTGCCCTGGCACTGGCCGTGTCCTACGGAGCCCATGCGGTTACCGACGAAGACATTATCAACGACCACAAAACCCCAGGTGATGTTGTCAGCTATGGCATGGGCACCCAGGGCCAGCGTTTCAGCACCCTGGACAACCTGAACGCCAGTAACATCCAGCACCTGCAGCCGGTGTGGGCTTTCTCCTTCGGCAGCGAGAAAATGCGTGGCCAGGAATCCCAGCCGCTGATCAAGGATGGCGTCATGTACGTGACAGCATCCTACTCCCGCGTCTACGCCATCGATGCCAAGACCGGCGAGGAACTCTGGCAGTACGATGCGCGTTTGCCGGACGGCATCATGCCTTGCTGCGACGTGGTCAACCGGGGCGTTGCCCTGTATGAAGACAAAGTGATCTTCGGCACGCTCGACGCCAAGCTGGTGGCCCTGAACAAGGACACCGGCAACCCGATGTGGATCAAGAAAGTGGCCGACTACCAGGCCGGCTATGCCATCACGGCAGCACCGATGGTGGTCAAGGGCAAGGTGATCACCGGGGTGTCCGGCGGTGAATTCGGTATTGTCGGCAAAGTTGAAGCCTACGACGCCAACACCGGCGAACTGGTCTGGACCCGACCGACTGTTGAAGGCCATATGGGCTACGTCTACAAGGACGGCAAGCAGATTGAAAATGGCATTTCAGGTGGCAAGGCCGGTGTGACCTGGCCCGGCGACATGTGGAAGAACGGCGGCGCGGCCACTTGGCTGGGCGGCACCTATGACCCGGACACCGATTCCCTGTTTTTCGGCACCGGTAACCCGGCCCCGTGGAACTCCCACCTGCGCCCCGGGGACAACCTGTTCTCGTCTTCGCGTCTGGCCATCGACCCCGATGACGGCAGCATCAAGTGGCACTTCCAGACCACGCCCCATGACGGCTGGGACTATGACGGTGTCAACGAGCTGATCTCCTTCGATCTGAACCAGAATGGCAAGACCATCAAGGCCGCCGCCACCGCTGACCGTAACGGCTTTTTCTACGTGCTGAACCGGGAAAACGGCGATTTCATCCGCGGCTTCCCGTTCGTGGACAAGATCACCTGGGCCAAGGGCCTGGATCCGAAAACCGGTCGTCCGATCTTCACCGAAGGTGGCCGTCCCGGCGATCCCGCCGCTACCGAGGGTGGCAAAGGCGAGATGGTGGTTGCCCAGCCGGCCTTCCTGGGCGGCAAGAACTGGATGCCGATGGCTTACAGCCCGGAAACCGAGCTGTTCTATGTGCCCTCCAATGAGTGGTCCATGGATATCTGGAACGAACCCGTCTCCTACAAGAAAGGCGCGGCCTTCCTGGGTGCGGGCTTCACCATCAAGCCGGCCAACGACGAGTACATTGGCGTGCTGCGGGCCATGGATCCGAAAACCGGCAAGGAAGTCTGGCGTTACGAAAACACCGCCCCGCTGTGGGGTGGCGTAATGACGACCGCCGGCAACCTGGTGTTCACCGGTACCCCCGAGGGCTACCTGAAAGCCTTTGACGCCAAGACCGGCAAGCAGCTGTACCAGTTCAACACCGGTTCCGGTGTGGTTGGTACCCCGGTGACCTGGGAGATGGACGGCGAGCAGTACGTCTCCGTGGCTTCCGGTTGGGGCGGTGCAGTACCACTCTGGGGTGGCGAAGTGGCCAAGGTGGTGAAGGACTTCAACCAGGGCGGTATGGTCTGGACCTTCAAACTGCCGAAGGATCGGGTTGCCAGCAACTGA
- the exaC gene encoding acetaldehyde dehydrogenase ExaC, with translation MIYAQPGKDGSVVSFKSRYENYIGGEWVAPVKGQYFENITPVTGEVICEIPRSSAEDIELALDAAHKAAPAWGKTSPTERSNILLKIADRIEANLEKLAVAETWDNGKAVRETLNADIPLAADHFRYFAGCIRAQEGHMGEIDHNTVAYHFHEPLGVVGQIIPWNFPLLMAAWKLGPCLAAGNCTVLKPAEQTPASILVLMEIIGDLLPPGVLNIVNGYGIEAGQALATSKRIAKIAFTGSTPVGSHILKCAAENIIPSTVELGGKSPNIYFSDVMKAEPEFIDKCVEGLVLAFFNQGEVCTCPSRALVQEDMYDEFMAKVIERTKKIKRGNPLDTDVQVGAQASKEQFDKIMSYLAIGKEEGAQVLTGGDREHLDEEFNNGFYIQPTLFKGDNKMRVFQEEIFGPVVGVTTFKDEEEALAIANDTEFGLGAGVWTRDTNRAYRMGRAIQAGRVWMNCYHAYPAHAAFGGYKKSGVGRETHKMALEHYQQTKNMLVSYDTNPLGFF, from the coding sequence ATGATCTACGCACAACCAGGAAAGGATGGCTCCGTCGTTTCTTTCAAATCCCGTTACGAGAACTACATCGGTGGCGAGTGGGTCGCGCCGGTGAAAGGTCAGTACTTCGAAAACATCACCCCGGTCACCGGCGAGGTGATCTGTGAAATTCCCCGTTCCAGCGCCGAGGATATCGAACTGGCCCTGGACGCAGCACACAAGGCCGCGCCGGCCTGGGGCAAGACCTCACCCACCGAGCGCTCCAACATTCTGCTGAAAATCGCCGACCGCATCGAGGCCAACCTCGAAAAGCTGGCGGTGGCCGAAACCTGGGACAACGGCAAGGCCGTTCGTGAAACCCTGAACGCCGACATTCCCCTGGCCGCTGACCACTTCCGGTACTTCGCCGGTTGTATCCGGGCCCAGGAAGGCCATATGGGCGAGATCGACCACAATACCGTGGCCTACCACTTCCACGAGCCCCTCGGCGTGGTTGGTCAGATCATTCCCTGGAACTTCCCGCTGCTGATGGCGGCCTGGAAACTGGGTCCCTGCCTGGCCGCTGGTAACTGCACCGTGCTGAAGCCTGCAGAGCAGACCCCGGCCAGCATCCTGGTGCTGATGGAAATCATCGGCGACCTGCTGCCCCCGGGCGTGCTGAACATCGTCAACGGCTATGGCATCGAGGCCGGCCAGGCGCTGGCCACCAGCAAGCGCATCGCCAAGATTGCCTTCACCGGCTCCACCCCGGTGGGCTCCCACATCCTCAAGTGCGCGGCCGAGAACATCATTCCCTCTACCGTGGAGCTGGGCGGCAAGTCTCCCAACATCTACTTCTCCGACGTGATGAAGGCCGAGCCCGAGTTCATCGACAAGTGCGTGGAAGGTCTGGTGCTGGCGTTCTTCAACCAGGGCGAAGTCTGTACCTGTCCGTCCCGGGCCCTGGTCCAGGAGGACATGTACGACGAGTTCATGGCCAAGGTCATCGAGCGCACCAAGAAGATCAAGCGCGGCAACCCGCTGGATACCGACGTGCAGGTAGGTGCGCAGGCGTCGAAAGAGCAGTTCGACAAGATCATGTCCTACCTGGCCATTGGTAAGGAAGAGGGCGCCCAGGTTCTGACCGGTGGCGACCGCGAGCATCTGGATGAAGAGTTCAACAACGGCTTCTACATCCAGCCCACCCTGTTCAAGGGCGACAACAAGATGCGCGTGTTCCAGGAAGAGATCTTCGGGCCGGTGGTGGGCGTGACCACCTTCAAGGACGAAGAAGAAGCCCTGGCCATCGCCAACGACACCGAGTTCGGTCTGGGTGCCGGCGTCTGGACCCGCGACACCAACCGTGCCTACCGCATGGGCCGTGCCATCCAGGCCGGCCGTGTGTGGATGAACTGCTACCACGCCTACCCGGCGCATGCCGCCTTCGGTGGCTACAAGAAGTCCGGCGTCGGCCGCGAAACCCACAAGATGGCGCTCGAGCACTACCAGCAGACCAAGAACATGCTGGTGAGCTACGACACCAACCCGCTGGGTTTCTTCTGA
- the pqqB gene encoding pyrroloquinoline quinone biosynthesis protein PqqB, giving the protein MLIHVLGSAAGGGFPQWNCNCANCDGFRKGTLNAKARTQSSIAVSEDGEHWILFNASPDIRAQLASFEAMQPARALRDTGINAIVLMDSQVDHTTGLLSLREGLPMDVWCTEQVHEDLSGGFPLFTMLKHWNGGLNWRRIEASEQTPFTIPCAPSIELTAIPLLSNAPPYSPRRDNPHPGDNIGLFLRDTRTGQTVLYAPGLGQPDERILGWMRRADVLMVDGTVWHDDEMIRQEVGTKTGQAMGHLAQSGPGGMIEVLDSLTAARKILIHINNTNPILNEDSPERAELTRHGIEVSWDGMHIDLSGAP; this is encoded by the coding sequence ATGTTGATTCACGTTCTGGGCTCCGCTGCCGGCGGTGGTTTTCCCCAGTGGAACTGCAACTGCGCCAACTGCGACGGTTTCCGTAAGGGCACCCTGAACGCGAAGGCCCGTACCCAGTCCTCCATTGCCGTCAGTGAAGACGGCGAGCACTGGATCCTGTTCAATGCTTCCCCCGACATTCGTGCCCAGCTGGCGTCTTTCGAAGCGATGCAGCCGGCCCGGGCTTTGAGGGATACCGGCATCAACGCCATCGTGCTGATGGACAGCCAGGTGGACCACACCACCGGCTTGCTGTCGCTGCGCGAGGGCCTGCCGATGGACGTCTGGTGTACCGAGCAGGTGCATGAGGACCTCAGCGGCGGTTTTCCCCTGTTTACCATGCTCAAACACTGGAACGGTGGCCTGAACTGGCGCCGCATCGAGGCGTCCGAGCAGACGCCCTTTACCATTCCCTGCGCGCCGTCGATCGAGCTGACCGCCATTCCGCTGCTGAGCAACGCGCCCCCGTATTCACCGCGCCGGGACAACCCGCACCCGGGTGATAACATCGGCCTGTTCCTCAGAGACACCCGCACCGGCCAGACCGTGCTTTATGCCCCGGGCCTCGGCCAGCCGGACGAGCGCATTCTGGGCTGGATGCGCCGGGCCGATGTGCTGATGGTGGACGGCACCGTCTGGCACGACGACGAGATGATCCGCCAGGAAGTGGGCACCAAGACCGGCCAGGCCATGGGGCATCTGGCCCAGAGCGGGCCGGGCGGCATGATCGAGGTGCTCGATAGCCTGACGGCGGCGCGCAAGATCCTGATTCACATCAACAACACCAACCCGATCCTGAACGAGGACTCCCCGGAGCGGGCGGAGCTGACCCGCCACGGCATTGAGGTGTCCTGGGACGGCATGCACATCGACCTGTCGGGGGCGCCATGA
- the pqqD gene encoding pyrroloquinoline quinone biosynthesis peptide chaperone PqqD yields the protein MMEVAMQEVPRFRRGFRFQWEPAQQSYVLLYPEGMVKLNGSAGAILNEVDGQRSVADIVASLEQQFPDAGPLGKDVSEFLQDARQQHWIEWS from the coding sequence GTGATGGAGGTGGCTATGCAGGAAGTACCGCGTTTTCGGCGAGGATTCCGGTTCCAGTGGGAGCCGGCCCAGCAGAGCTACGTGCTGCTCTACCCGGAAGGTATGGTGAAACTCAACGGCAGTGCCGGCGCCATCCTTAACGAAGTGGACGGCCAGCGCAGCGTGGCTGATATTGTGGCCAGCCTGGAGCAGCAGTTCCCGGACGCCGGCCCGCTCGGCAAGGACGTCAGCGAGTTCCTGCAGGACGCCCGGCAACAGCACTGGATTGAGTGGTCATGA
- a CDS encoding transporter substrate-binding domain-containing protein, producing MKTLSRMLVLLLFAQLVTAQEPDDGNALLNRPADRTYDIILESGYLKVGVYQNFPPYSYEVNGEPAGIDVELGRRIAEEMGVAFRVHWIVPDENLGDDLRNNVWKGHYLAKRRLADVMLRVPYDKSYAYMQDSTGEYINEQVVMFGPYQQETWQIAYDPAQLDAVQTVAVFQYNPIGVEIDTLPDFYLTSAFGGRMRDQVRHFATVAEAFQALRAGEVSAVMGMRAEIDHELAKPENQAFKAASNGFPGIGKQVWDVGMAIKHTHRQLGYALEAIVDRLVKTGVMNELFAGEGLRYSVPQYYREFLDEQAIARAEGGSTTK from the coding sequence ATGAAAACACTGTCTCGCATGCTTGTTCTGCTGCTGTTTGCGCAGCTGGTGACCGCCCAGGAGCCGGACGACGGCAACGCGCTCCTCAACCGCCCGGCGGACCGGACCTACGACATCATCCTGGAGTCCGGCTATCTGAAGGTCGGGGTGTACCAGAATTTCCCGCCCTATTCGTACGAGGTGAATGGGGAGCCCGCCGGCATTGATGTTGAGCTCGGGCGCCGTATTGCCGAGGAAATGGGCGTGGCGTTCCGGGTGCACTGGATCGTGCCCGACGAAAACCTCGGTGACGACCTCCGGAACAATGTCTGGAAAGGTCACTATCTGGCCAAGCGACGACTCGCCGATGTCATGCTCCGGGTGCCGTACGACAAGAGCTACGCCTACATGCAGGACTCCACTGGCGAGTACATCAACGAGCAGGTGGTGATGTTCGGACCCTATCAGCAGGAAACCTGGCAGATCGCCTACGACCCGGCGCAACTGGATGCGGTACAGACGGTGGCCGTATTCCAGTACAACCCCATCGGTGTCGAGATCGATACCCTTCCGGACTTCTACCTCACGTCCGCCTTTGGCGGCCGGATGCGCGACCAGGTCCGCCATTTCGCCACCGTGGCGGAAGCCTTCCAGGCACTGAGGGCTGGCGAGGTCAGTGCCGTTATGGGCATGCGTGCGGAAATCGACCATGAGTTGGCCAAGCCCGAGAACCAGGCGTTCAAAGCCGCTTCAAATGGTTTTCCGGGCATTGGTAAACAGGTCTGGGATGTGGGCATGGCCATCAAGCACACCCACCGGCAGCTGGGCTATGCCCTGGAGGCCATTGTCGACCGACTGGTGAAAACCGGGGTGATGAATGAGCTGTTCGCCGGCGAAGGACTTCGCTACAGCGTGCCGCAATACTACCGGGAATTTTTGGATGAACAGGCAATCGCCCGGGCCGAGGGCGGTAGTACTACCAAGTGA
- the pqqC gene encoding pyrroloquinoline-quinone synthase PqqC codes for MNARANTAMNRTDFEQALRAKGQYYHIHHPYHKAMYGGKCTPEQIRGWVANRYYYQIRIPQKDSAIMANCPDASVRRLWLQRILDHDGHDGDVGGIEAWLCLAEAVGLSRDEVIDQRHVLPGVRFAVDAYLNFARRATWQEAACSSLTELFAPEIHQSRLDSWPAHYPWIEETGYRYFRKRLSEARRDVEHGLTITLDHFTTEAQQTRALEILQFKLDILWTMLDAMTMAYGHRTPPYHTVTDAQVWHRGL; via the coding sequence ATGAATGCCAGAGCCAACACCGCCATGAATCGCACGGATTTCGAGCAGGCCCTGCGGGCCAAGGGCCAGTATTACCACATCCACCACCCGTACCATAAAGCCATGTACGGCGGAAAATGCACGCCCGAACAGATCCGCGGCTGGGTGGCCAATCGGTACTACTACCAGATCAGGATTCCCCAGAAGGACTCGGCGATCATGGCCAACTGCCCGGACGCCAGCGTACGCCGGCTCTGGTTGCAGCGTATTCTGGATCACGACGGCCACGACGGCGATGTGGGTGGCATCGAAGCCTGGCTGTGTCTGGCCGAGGCGGTGGGCCTGAGCCGGGATGAGGTGATTGATCAGCGCCACGTGCTGCCAGGCGTCCGGTTTGCGGTGGACGCGTACCTGAACTTTGCCCGCCGCGCGACCTGGCAGGAGGCGGCCTGCTCGTCCCTGACCGAGCTGTTTGCCCCGGAGATTCATCAGTCCCGGCTGGACAGCTGGCCTGCCCACTATCCCTGGATTGAAGAAACCGGCTACCGCTACTTCCGCAAGCGCCTGTCGGAAGCCCGGCGGGATGTGGAGCACGGCCTGACCATTACCCTCGACCACTTCACCACCGAGGCCCAGCAGACCCGTGCCCTGGAGATCCTGCAGTTCAAGCTGGACATTCTCTGGACCATGCTGGACGCCATGACCATGGCCTACGGCCACCGGACCCCGCCCTACCATACGGTGACCGACGCACAGGTCTGGCACCGGGGGCTGTGA
- a CDS encoding bifunctional transcriptional activator/DNA repair enzyme AdaA has product MVTLARHIEENPDATLKLADLGELVGMSATRVQKAFKETFGVTPKAYQDALRQKNFRRALRAGRTVTDAIYEAGYGSVSRVYGEAGRQFGMPPSRYRKGGEGEVIAFACRQTSFGLLMMATTDKGVCFAEFGDSELALIERLQREFPKARLLPSGAGESSDLDAWMAALDEHLSRNRPRPEVPLDIRGTVFQTRVWKLLLSVREGEVVSYTELARRLGEPKAVRAVASACGRNRIAVLIPCHRVLRSDGSLGGYRWGLDRKQRLLDQESAGL; this is encoded by the coding sequence ATGGTCACCCTAGCCCGGCATATCGAGGAGAACCCGGATGCGACACTGAAGCTTGCGGATCTTGGTGAACTGGTAGGGATGTCGGCTACCCGGGTACAGAAGGCGTTCAAGGAAACCTTCGGGGTTACCCCGAAGGCATATCAGGATGCATTGCGCCAGAAAAACTTCCGACGAGCTCTCAGGGCGGGCCGAACGGTGACCGACGCGATCTACGAGGCCGGATACGGCTCCGTCAGCCGTGTGTACGGCGAAGCTGGACGACAGTTCGGGATGCCTCCGTCGCGCTATCGAAAAGGCGGAGAGGGCGAGGTAATCGCGTTCGCCTGTCGGCAAACGTCGTTCGGGCTTTTGATGATGGCAACGACAGACAAAGGCGTGTGTTTTGCTGAATTCGGAGACTCGGAGCTGGCCCTGATAGAGCGGCTGCAGAGGGAATTCCCCAAGGCCCGGCTGCTCCCGTCGGGTGCCGGTGAGTCCTCCGATCTTGATGCCTGGATGGCCGCGCTGGATGAACACCTGAGCAGAAACCGGCCCCGGCCGGAGGTGCCACTGGATATTCGGGGTACGGTGTTTCAGACCCGGGTCTGGAAACTCCTGTTGAGCGTTCGCGAGGGCGAGGTTGTGAGCTACACGGAACTGGCGAGGCGACTGGGTGAGCCGAAAGCCGTTCGGGCGGTGGCCTCGGCCTGCGGACGCAATCGAATCGCGGTGCTGATTCCCTGCCACCGGGTCCTCCGCAGCGACGGTTCACTCGGGGGCTACCGCTGGGGGCTGGACCGAAAACAACGGCTGCTTGATCAGGAAAGCGCCGGTCTGTGA
- the pqqA gene encoding pyrroloquinoline quinone precursor peptide PqqA: MWTKPAYEDLRIGFEVTMYFANR, from the coding sequence ATGTGGACCAAACCAGCCTACGAAGATCTCCGCATCGGTTTCGAAGTCACCATGTACTTCGCCAACCGCTGA
- the pedF gene encoding cytochrome c-550 PedF, with amino-acid sequence MAMSFSLRTIAVVALVGLAGLVMAHGNVTPQDVDTGNLPELGDDVRTANPFREGNEYGKYNAQAIKVGESAYAGNCAACHGIRAMSGGLTPDLRELTEWDDEYYIGRVMNGTDRGMPSWKKSMDQNAMWAIRTYVESLPKPE; translated from the coding sequence ATGGCAATGTCCTTTTCACTCAGAACCATTGCGGTTGTGGCCCTGGTTGGCCTTGCTGGCCTGGTTATGGCCCATGGCAACGTCACCCCACAGGATGTGGACACGGGCAACCTGCCGGAATTGGGCGATGACGTCCGCACAGCGAATCCGTTCCGCGAGGGCAACGAGTACGGCAAGTACAACGCCCAGGCCATCAAGGTCGGCGAAAGCGCTTACGCGGGCAACTGTGCCGCCTGTCACGGCATTCGGGCCATGTCCGGTGGGCTGACGCCCGATCTCCGGGAACTGACCGAGTGGGACGACGAGTACTACATCGGCCGGGTGATGAACGGTACCGACCGCGGCATGCCGTCCTGGAAGAAGAGCATGGACCAGAACGCCATGTGGGCCATCCGCACTTATGTGGAATCGCTGCCCAAGCCCGAATGA
- a CDS encoding S9 family peptidase gives MSAAGVYWLQTDPERGCMVLWQLSEQGPVRFGPDTLGVRSRVNGYGGGALAACSTGVFVVAEDQQIRHVSQKDGQCTQLTDDPDAMYGGLVADDTRQRVLAVRECNHRQQLVAITLEGEQRVLHSGQDFYSAPALSDDGTRLAWVSWQQPDMPWIRSQLWLGEVSDGGALADCHSLNSPLQASVQQPVFDGDRLWVLSDHEGWWQPWQVDERGEGDWRSGGAPACDHANAPWQLGESHHCPIGDGRWARVRYCNGTGQLWLISGPDYKERRVATGYGDFRHLRVAEGTLYCVARSATRLDAILAIEPVTGHERIVAGGGDPMPEVRAALPLDIEVPAQGPDSDPIQGFFYTPKQASVDAPPLILIAHGGPTSAAYPVFNPHVHYWCQRGFAVAEINYRGSTGFGRAFRLALEGRWGEIDVEDMERAADHLASFGLVDGSRVFIQGRSSGGYTALMAMIRSRRFRAGASLFGVTDPLRLRAMTHRFESGYLDWLLGPPHEHPRRWHERTPLHHANRIAAPMIFFQGGQDPVVVPEQTRAMVAAMKAAGGAPELHWFDEEGHGFRKRASQVGMLEWTFSFYRRHGQKADEQAGYLS, from the coding sequence GTGTCGGCTGCCGGTGTTTACTGGTTGCAGACCGACCCTGAGCGGGGTTGCATGGTGCTGTGGCAGCTGTCGGAGCAGGGACCGGTGAGGTTCGGGCCCGACACCCTGGGCGTCCGCAGCCGGGTCAACGGCTACGGGGGCGGCGCCCTGGCGGCGTGTTCCACCGGGGTGTTTGTGGTGGCCGAGGATCAGCAGATCCGGCATGTCAGCCAGAAAGACGGGCAGTGTACCCAGCTTACCGACGACCCCGATGCGATGTATGGCGGCCTGGTTGCCGATGACACCCGCCAGCGGGTACTGGCGGTACGCGAATGCAATCACCGGCAGCAGCTGGTTGCCATCACCCTCGAGGGTGAGCAAAGAGTGCTTCACTCGGGCCAGGATTTCTACAGTGCCCCGGCACTCTCTGATGACGGTACCCGGTTGGCATGGGTGAGTTGGCAGCAGCCGGATATGCCCTGGATACGCAGCCAGTTGTGGTTGGGTGAGGTGAGTGACGGTGGCGCCCTTGCCGACTGCCATTCCCTGAACTCGCCCCTGCAGGCTTCGGTCCAGCAACCGGTGTTTGATGGCGATCGGCTCTGGGTGCTTTCTGACCATGAGGGCTGGTGGCAACCCTGGCAGGTTGATGAGCGGGGCGAGGGCGACTGGCGCTCGGGCGGAGCTCCGGCCTGTGATCATGCCAACGCGCCCTGGCAGTTGGGTGAGTCCCACCATTGTCCCATCGGCGATGGCCGCTGGGCACGGGTGCGGTACTGCAATGGTACTGGTCAACTCTGGTTGATCTCCGGCCCCGACTACAAGGAACGCCGTGTGGCGACCGGGTATGGTGATTTCCGGCACCTGCGCGTGGCCGAGGGCACCCTCTACTGCGTCGCGCGCTCTGCTACCCGACTGGATGCGATTCTGGCTATTGAGCCCGTGACTGGACATGAGCGCATCGTCGCCGGCGGCGGAGACCCAATGCCAGAGGTCCGGGCCGCACTCCCGCTGGACATTGAGGTGCCAGCCCAGGGACCCGACAGCGACCCGATACAGGGTTTTTTCTACACGCCAAAACAGGCCTCGGTGGACGCACCGCCGCTGATTCTGATTGCCCATGGTGGCCCCACGTCCGCCGCCTACCCGGTGTTCAACCCCCACGTGCACTATTGGTGTCAGCGCGGCTTTGCGGTGGCCGAGATCAACTACCGCGGCAGCACCGGCTTTGGTCGGGCGTTCCGGCTGGCCCTTGAGGGCCGCTGGGGGGAGATTGACGTGGAGGACATGGAGCGGGCGGCTGATCATCTGGCGTCCTTCGGCCTGGTGGATGGCAGCCGGGTGTTCATCCAGGGCCGCAGCTCCGGCGGTTACACCGCCCTGATGGCCATGATCCGGAGCCGCCGGTTCAGGGCGGGAGCCAGCCTGTTCGGGGTTACCGATCCACTGCGTTTGCGGGCGATGACCCATCGTTTTGAATCCGGCTATCTGGACTGGTTGCTGGGCCCTCCCCATGAACATCCCCGGCGCTGGCACGAGCGCACGCCGCTGCACCACGCCAACCGCATCGCGGCGCCGATGATTTTCTTCCAGGGCGGCCAGGATCCGGTGGTGGTGCCGGAGCAGACCCGGGCCATGGTGGCAGCCATGAAAGCCGCCGGAGGTGCGCCGGAGCTGCACTGGTTCGACGAGGAAGGCCACGGGTTCCGCAAACGGGCCAGTCAGGTGGGCATGCTGGAGTGGACCTTCAGCTTTTACCGCCGGCATGGCCAAAAGGCCGATGAACAGGCCGGTTACTTGAGTTAA